The DNA segment GATGCTCCAGGGTTTCCTGGGCATCGGCAACTTCGTGGGCGGCACCCTGCGCCTGGCCATCCCGTCGATCGTGCTCGGCTTCATCCTGGGCATCTTCATCGGCATCGCGCGCCTGGCCCCGCAGTGGTGGATCCGGCTGCCCGCCACGCTGTACGTGGAGTTCTTCCGCGGCGTCCCGCTCGTCATGGTGATCTTCTGGATGTGGTTCATCATGCCGATCGTGTTGAAGACGGCGATCCCCGAGTTCGGGGTGGCCCTCACCGCGTTCGTGGTCTTCGAGGCCGCCTATCTCGGAGAGATCGTGCGCGCGGGCATCCAGTCGGTGCCCCGCGGGCAGGTGGAGGCGGCCACCGCGGTCGGATTGACCTCCGCCCAGGGGATGCGCTTCGTGATCCTGCCCCAGGCGCT comes from the Candidatus Methylomirabilota bacterium genome and includes:
- a CDS encoding amino acid ABC transporter permease, giving the protein MLDLDVIWRNLPFLMLQGFLGIGNFVGGTLRLAIPSIVLGFILGIFIGIARLAPQWWIRLPATLYVEFFRGVPLVMVIFWMWFIMPIVLKTAIPEFGVALTAFVVFEAAYLGEIVRAGIQSVPRGQVEAATAVGLTSAQGMRFVILPQALKNMIPSLVTQFIVLFKDTSLASIIGFMDLTKAAQVVNNREIRPFPIYLFIAVVYWVCTYSMSRYARYLEKRIGPA